GGATGAAACTGTTTGGACGGGAAGCGAGCTGAAGGCTGAGGATCtccaaaaaatgcaattaaactcTTCAACACATTTCATCCTTCCACACACTCTTCCCATTTATTCTCTGGACATGGTACTGTACATTTCTGCGGAAAAATCCCTTGGGCCACTGTGGTTCAGTCCCACTGGAGCACATTAAAGCTTACTTGAAATGAGTCTTTgaactaaaatgttttgtgtccTTTTTTGAAGCATATCGCATACCTCATTGCAATCAATCAATTTTTGGTATTCTTGATAAAGCTCAACATTGTGTTCTTGTTTCGCAAAATATCATACATGCTTAGGATATAGTAAAAAATACTGACTGAAATGATTCtgtaaattcaaatttttttagttCAATGAATCACTTCGGTCATATTTCAGaccctgaaaaaaagaaaattaagccTGTTGATTACAATCCCGTTTTGTGACAAAAAGATTGTAACGGGCCTAAAATAGGCTTCGTTTTCTTTATGTAGAGTAACATAATTAGACATCTCTTCATGATAGTCACCCTTTGTTGATGCTAGTTGTCTACTGAATCTCACAATTTATGAACATCAAGTAAAAGTTGTTGCAAAGTCCCGTAGTACGCTTCTCTAGAGCGATGATATTTCAAGTTCTCAGTAAAACAAATCCTGATGGCTGCTTCACTTCTGAGCAGGCACCAGGTCATCTATGCCACCGTTGTTTTCCAGTCTTTTCTCCATTCGGATGAGAAGTTTGACCCCGTCCACTACTAGCTGGGTCAGCTCCACTTCATTAAAACCAATGGTCTGCAAGTTGCTGATTTTGTAGACGCCAGGACAGCCTGCACACAAATAACGCAACATTGTGTTTGATCAGAGAAGCAGCTAAATGAACTTAGTCTCCATTGATGGCCAAAAGGAAATACCGAAAATGTAGCAATGTGTTATAACCTTTTGGGTTATTaccttgtttttattataaataaatttatttctgATGTGCTTTGatggagttagtgtaaatagccactGCCAACGAGGTAGAGCGTCCAAAACATTATTTGTCCTTGCCATCATCTTTTGAGGATTTGATTTAACGTTCTTGGCGTGAAGATTTTCTGTGGCCTAATAGGAAGtcattttatttgctgtttttagaATACCTTTCGATCTATATTAAAAGGTGAAACGTGCGTATGTATTTAGATGCAGCCTAATAAGATTTTTATGTTAAACTGTGGCCGATACCCTGCATGATTTTATCATCAATGAGTTTTGCCATACCAGTTGCTTCCATCTGAAGCCTTAGTCTGTCCAGAATGTCATTCAGGCGTTTGTTTTCTGCCATGTGCAGCAGTTTCACTGTGACGCTTGCCTTCAGGCCTGTGCCGACCTCTGCAGGTGAGCTGACCACCCAGCCCAAGTGAGGCTTCCAGATAAATGGATGTCTCATTTTCTTATATAGCGTCTCcatctataaaaaaaagttttcgaTTGTCGGTATTTGCAGAATAGAccacatatagtatatatttatggcATGCCTCAGGGTTCGATATTAAGACTGAAAACATCGGTGTGATACTGTGGTGGTCAAAATTAACCTTCAGCACACTGATGCAGATGGTTTTAAACGCCTCTTGTAAGCAGGCATCACTTCTGTAGGACACCAGTTTCAGGTGGTCTTCCATGTTCACCCAAATAGCCAGGGTCCCGTCCTCACTTAACCTAATTGCGAGGCAAAAGCATTCTGTACACGTCTCTGATGCAAGCATTTACAACCATAAATTAAGAACTCTAACCAACCACAGGGCCCTTGCGTCGGGCCAGTCACGAGCCACACCGATCTTTATTAAAGACAGTGGTGGGGACTCCATCACAACCCTGCGGTCCTCACTCTCGTGGCTGAGCTCCTCTATAGAGTAAAGCTTTCCAGGTAGATCCTCACCCAGCTGctctaaaactgtaaaacaagtTATATTAGCAGCATGAGATCACTTAAGACAAGTGAGCAATTGCAGTACCTGTTTCGGCCAATGTGAGGAGCTGTCTGCGTTCTCCTCTGCTGCAGTGTGTGGGGAAGCAGTAATCTTCAATGCTGCGGCCCGCAGTCACCTCACAACTCACAGCGTACGCTTGATCAAAATCATCACCGCCCTAAACGCACATTTTTGCACATCTACACCGCGCCACCACAGATTGTGCGCTACTCTGCAGATCTCTTCACTATATTACAATCACAAACTCTACACCGAGAGGAAAATGAGAGGCTAAACGAAGTTGTGTCTCAGACACTTATCAGTAACGGAACTGTAAAAGTGATGATCTCAAACTCACGTTAGGTCGCATATTTCGGTGTGGTTAAAGTCTTCTGATAATCTCGAGATGTGGAATTGAGTCCAACACCAAAATATGCAACTTAAAGTGAATGTCCAATTTAATCTCTGTTTAATCTCATTGTTGAGATGCGGTGTTGTCCATAGACTTTCTTTCTTACCTTTAGGTTGTCATAATTAAAGTCGCTCTCTTGAACAGTGTCAGTGGTGACCTTGTAGCCATGGTAAGACTCGATAATACGGTCAAAGAAATCGCAGAAAAGGATATACGACTGAGCATCCCCTGCTAAACAGCCCACAGCCGACTGACCTGTCGGACGAAGTCA
This window of the Puntigrus tetrazona isolate hp1 chromosome 22, ASM1883169v1, whole genome shotgun sequence genome carries:
- the zgc:172076 gene encoding zgc:172076 isoform X2, which translates into the protein MWKREKMWLIKPPTEHPKESKYRPVLESLLPRDPMSRFNLKRSSPKDEFPNLDRNHTLMGRVLDLHMYTRQFNRATESGVIFDDIIRPGLEDPGQSAVGCLAGDAQSYILFCDFFDRIIESYHGYKVTTDTVQESDFNYDNLKGGDDFDQAYAVSCEVTAGRSIEDYCFPTHCSRGERRQLLTLAETVLEQLGEDLPGKLYSIEELSHESEDRRVVMESPPLSLIKIGVARDWPDARALWLSEDGTLAIWVNMEDHLKLVSYRSDACLQEAFKTICISVLKMETLYKKMRHPFIWKPHLGWVVSSPAEVGTGLKASVTVKLLHMAENKRLNDILDRLRLQMEATGCPGVYKISNLQTIGFNEVELTQLVVDGVKLLIRMEKRLENNGGIDDLVPAQK
- the zgc:172076 gene encoding zgc:172076 isoform X1, which codes for MWKREKMWLIKPPTEHPKESKYRPVLESLLPRDPMSRFNLKRSSPKDEFPNLDRNHTLMGRVLDLHMYTRQFNRATESGVIFDDIIRPGLEDPGELFCQSAVGCLAGDAQSYILFCDFFDRIIESYHGYKVTTDTVQESDFNYDNLKGGDDFDQAYAVSCEVTAGRSIEDYCFPTHCSRGERRQLLTLAETVLEQLGEDLPGKLYSIEELSHESEDRRVVMESPPLSLIKIGVARDWPDARALWLSEDGTLAIWVNMEDHLKLVSYRSDACLQEAFKTICISVLKMETLYKKMRHPFIWKPHLGWVVSSPAEVGTGLKASVTVKLLHMAENKRLNDILDRLRLQMEATGCPGVYKISNLQTIGFNEVELTQLVVDGVKLLIRMEKRLENNGGIDDLVPAQK